One Mesorhizobium loti genomic window carries:
- a CDS encoding 2'-deoxycytidine 5'-triphosphate deaminase codes for MRQTGILPDQDIAALFQSGALKSPRALDADQIQPASLDLRLGDKAWRVRASFLPGPNHKVSEKLDRLKLHEINLAEGAVLETGCVYIVPLLESLALPAEISASANPKSSTGRLDIFTRVMTDRGHEFDKIAAGYNGPLYLEVSPRTFPIVVRTGSRLSQIRFRTGNALLSEAELHELHRAQMLVATEPPNISGGGIALSIDLNGDSDGLVGYRGKHHTGLVDVDKRAAQDVVDFWEPIHKSGDGELVLDPDEFYILVSQEAVHVPPLYAAEMTPFDPLVGEFRVHYAGFFDPGFGHSAAGGTGSRAVLEVRSHEVPFILDHGQIVGRLVYEHMLKRPQALYGTDLGSNYQAQGLKLSKHFRAAR; via the coding sequence TTGCGGCAGACAGGCATTCTTCCCGATCAGGATATTGCGGCGCTGTTCCAGTCCGGCGCGCTGAAGTCGCCGCGCGCGCTCGATGCCGACCAGATCCAGCCGGCCAGCCTCGACCTCAGGCTCGGCGACAAGGCCTGGCGGGTGCGCGCCTCCTTCCTGCCGGGTCCGAACCACAAGGTTTCGGAAAAGCTCGACAGGCTGAAGCTGCACGAGATCAATCTGGCCGAAGGCGCGGTGCTGGAGACCGGCTGCGTCTATATAGTGCCGCTGCTCGAAAGCCTGGCATTGCCGGCCGAGATTTCCGCCTCCGCCAATCCGAAGAGCTCGACCGGACGGCTCGACATCTTCACCCGTGTCATGACCGACCGTGGCCACGAGTTCGACAAGATCGCTGCCGGCTACAACGGTCCGCTCTACCTGGAAGTCAGCCCGCGCACCTTCCCGATCGTCGTGCGCACCGGTTCGCGCCTGTCGCAGATCCGCTTCCGCACCGGCAACGCGCTTCTCTCGGAAGCCGAATTGCATGAATTGCATCGCGCGCAGATGCTAGTCGCCACCGAACCGCCGAATATTTCGGGCGGCGGGATCGCGCTGTCGATCGACCTCAATGGCGACAGTGACGGGCTGGTCGGCTATCGCGGCAAGCATCACACCGGCCTTGTCGATGTCGACAAGCGCGCGGCGCAGGATGTCGTCGATTTCTGGGAGCCGATCCACAAGAGCGGCGACGGCGAACTGGTGCTCGATCCCGACGAGTTCTACATCCTCGTCAGCCAGGAAGCGGTGCATGTGCCGCCGCTCTATGCCGCCGAGATGACGCCCTTCGATCCGCTGGTCGGCGAATTCCGCGTCCATTACGCCGGCTTCTTCGATCCAGGCTTTGGCCATTCAGCGGCCGGCGGCACCGGCAGCCGGGCGGTGCTTGAAGTGCGCAGCCACGAAGTGCCGTTCATCCTCGACCATGGCCAGATCGTCGGCCGGCTGGTCTACGAGCACATGCTGAAGCGGCCGCAGGCGCTTTACGGCACCGATCTTGGCTCCAACTACCAGGCGCAGGGCCTGAAACTCTCCAAGCATTTCCGCGCGGCGCGCTGA
- a CDS encoding GcrA cell cycle regulator, with amino-acid sequence MNWTDERVELLRKLWSEGLSASQIAAQLGGVSRNAVIGKVHRLKLSGRGRATATPARQKKTAQGSTVQKSVARAASTARHVTTSIGATALQTQFDAEPVARHHYIRPVENVVVPISRHLQLVELTERTCKWPNGDPLSEDFNFCGNEAAETGPYCKYHARVAFQPAAERRRNR; translated from the coding sequence ATGAACTGGACTGACGAGCGGGTTGAACTTCTCAGGAAACTGTGGTCGGAGGGTCTGAGCGCAAGCCAGATCGCTGCCCAGCTTGGAGGGGTGAGCCGCAATGCCGTCATCGGCAAGGTGCACCGGCTGAAGCTGTCGGGCCGCGGGCGCGCAACGGCGACGCCGGCACGCCAGAAGAAGACGGCTCAGGGATCGACCGTCCAGAAATCGGTGGCGCGCGCCGCGAGCACGGCACGCCATGTCACGACTTCGATCGGCGCAACGGCCCTGCAGACCCAGTTTGATGCCGAGCCCGTCGCACGCCATCATTACATCCGTCCGGTCGAAAATGTCGTGGTACCGATCTCACGGCATCTGCAGCTCGTCGAATTGACCGAGCGCACCTGCAAATGGCCGAACGGCGATCCGTTGTCGGAGGACTTCAATTTCTGCGGCAACGAGGCCGCCGAAACCGGTCCGTATTGCAAATATCACGCCCGCGTGGCCTTCCAGCCGGCAGCGGAGCGGAGGCGCAATCGCTAA
- a CDS encoding ApaG protein, which yields MYRAVTRNIEVQVRPFYLEDRSDPSENRYVWGYQITIDNQSDEFVQLLSRYWHITDGAGRVEEVRGPGVVGDQPELNPGDSYQYTSGCPLSTPSGIMVGHYTMRNKRGETFDIAIPAFSLDLPGTRRTVN from the coding sequence ATGTACCGCGCCGTCACGCGCAACATCGAAGTGCAGGTCAGGCCGTTCTATCTCGAGGACCGCTCGGATCCTTCCGAGAACCGCTATGTCTGGGGCTATCAGATAACGATCGACAACCAGTCGGACGAATTCGTGCAGCTTCTGTCGCGCTATTGGCACATCACCGACGGTGCCGGCCGGGTCGAGGAAGTGCGCGGCCCGGGCGTCGTCGGCGACCAGCCCGAGCTCAATCCCGGCGACAGCTATCAATATACGTCCGGCTGCCCGCTCTCGACCCCGTCAGGGATCATGGTCGGGCACTACACGATGCGCAACAAGCGCGGCGAGACTTTTGATATCGCCATCCCGGCGTTTTCGCTGGATCTGCCGGGGACGCGGCGCACGGTGAATTAG
- a CDS encoding acetylornithine transaminase: MSGSALYETFARAPLAFDHGEGTWLVTDKGERYLDFAGGIAVNSLGHSHPHLVAALTEQAGKLWHVSNLYEIPGQTRLGERLADATFADKVFFTNSGAEALECAIKTARRYHFVKGHPERFRVITFEGAFHGRTLATIAAGGQYKYLEGFGPKVEGFDQVGFDDIDAAEKAITPETAAILIEPVQGEGGIRPVPTQSLKRLRQLCDQHGLLLIYDEVQCGIGRTGKLFAHEWSGVAPDIMAIAKGIGGGFPMGACLATDEAVVGMTSGVHGTTFGGNPLAMAVGNAVLDVVLEDGFLEDVQRKALLMKQGLAAIADEFPDVIEDIRGTGLMLGLKCAMPNTKVNMALRDQHLLAVPAGDNVIRLLPPLTVTDAEIHEALNRIRAGAKGLADAIAVAAAK, from the coding sequence ATGAGCGGTTCGGCGCTTTACGAGACCTTTGCTCGCGCTCCCCTGGCTTTCGACCACGGGGAAGGCACTTGGCTGGTTACCGACAAAGGCGAGCGATATCTCGATTTTGCCGGCGGTATCGCGGTCAATTCGCTCGGCCACAGCCATCCGCATCTGGTCGCGGCTCTTACCGAGCAGGCGGGAAAACTCTGGCACGTCTCCAATCTCTACGAGATTCCGGGGCAGACCCGGCTTGGCGAGCGCCTGGCCGATGCCACCTTCGCCGACAAGGTGTTCTTCACCAATTCCGGCGCCGAGGCGCTGGAATGCGCCATCAAGACGGCGCGGCGCTATCACTTCGTCAAGGGTCATCCCGAGCGCTTCCGCGTCATCACCTTCGAAGGCGCCTTCCATGGCCGCACGCTGGCCACCATCGCGGCCGGCGGCCAGTACAAATACCTCGAAGGCTTCGGACCCAAGGTCGAAGGTTTTGACCAGGTCGGCTTCGACGACATCGATGCCGCCGAGAAGGCGATCACGCCGGAAACCGCCGCGATCCTGATCGAACCCGTGCAGGGCGAGGGCGGTATCCGCCCGGTGCCGACACAATCGTTGAAGCGGCTGCGGCAGCTTTGCGACCAGCACGGCCTGTTGTTGATCTATGACGAGGTCCAGTGCGGCATCGGCCGCACCGGCAAGCTGTTCGCGCATGAATGGTCAGGCGTGGCGCCCGACATCATGGCGATCGCCAAGGGCATTGGCGGCGGCTTCCCCATGGGCGCCTGCCTGGCCACCGATGAAGCCGTGGTCGGTATGACGTCGGGCGTGCATGGCACCACCTTCGGCGGCAATCCGCTGGCCATGGCGGTCGGCAACGCCGTGCTCGATGTGGTGCTGGAAGACGGCTTCCTCGAAGACGTCCAGCGCAAGGCATTGCTGATGAAGCAAGGCCTGGCGGCGATCGCCGACGAGTTTCCGGATGTCATCGAAGACATCAGGGGCACCGGCCTCATGCTTGGCCTCAAATGCGCCATGCCAAACACCAAGGTGAACATGGCGCTACGCGACCAGCATTTGCTGGCGGTTCCGGCCGGCGACAACGTCATTCGCCTGTTGCCGCCGCTCACCGTCACCGACGCCGAGATCCACGAAGCGCTCAACCGCATCCGCGCTGGTGCCAAAGGCCTGGCGGATGCCATCGCCGTGGCCGCCGCGAAGTAA
- a CDS encoding O-succinylhomoserine sulfhydrylase — translation MSSKKRNWKPQTALVHSGTLRSGFGETSEAMYLTQGYVYQTAQAAEARFKGEEPGFIYSRYANPTVDMFEKRMCALEGAEDARATASGMAAVTAALLCSVKAGDHIVAARALFGSCRWVVETLAPRYGIEATLVDGTDIANWEKAVRPNTKLFFLESPTNPTLEVVDIAAVASLANSIGARLVVDNVFATPLQQKPLQLGAHIVVYSATKHIDGQGRCLGGVILSDKKWIDENLHDYFRHTGPSLSPFNAWTLLKGLETLPLRVRQQTESAGKMADFLAEQPQIARVIYPGRADHPQADIVKKQMSGGSTLICLDVKGGKQAAFALQNALDIVLISNNLGDAKSLITHPATTTHKNLSDEARAELGIGPGTLRLSVGLEDTDDLLEDIAQALKAAK, via the coding sequence ATGAGCAGCAAGAAGCGCAACTGGAAGCCTCAGACAGCCCTCGTGCACAGCGGAACCCTGCGTTCCGGCTTCGGCGAGACCTCCGAGGCGATGTACCTGACCCAGGGCTATGTCTATCAGACAGCCCAGGCCGCCGAAGCCCGTTTCAAAGGCGAGGAACCCGGTTTCATCTATTCGCGCTACGCCAATCCGACCGTCGACATGTTCGAAAAGCGGATGTGCGCGCTGGAAGGCGCCGAGGACGCACGCGCCACGGCATCGGGCATGGCGGCGGTAACGGCGGCGCTTCTGTGCAGCGTCAAGGCCGGTGACCACATCGTGGCGGCGCGCGCGCTGTTCGGCTCCTGCCGCTGGGTGGTCGAAACGCTGGCGCCTCGCTACGGCATCGAGGCGACGTTGGTCGACGGCACCGACATCGCCAACTGGGAAAAGGCAGTCAGGCCAAACACCAAGCTGTTCTTCCTGGAAAGCCCGACCAACCCGACATTGGAAGTGGTCGACATTGCCGCTGTCGCTTCGCTGGCCAACTCGATCGGCGCACGGCTTGTCGTCGACAATGTCTTCGCCACGCCTTTGCAGCAGAAGCCGTTGCAGCTTGGCGCGCATATCGTCGTCTATTCGGCGACCAAGCACATCGATGGCCAGGGCCGCTGTCTCGGCGGTGTCATCCTCTCGGACAAGAAGTGGATCGACGAGAACCTGCACGACTATTTCCGCCACACCGGCCCCAGCCTGTCGCCCTTCAATGCCTGGACGCTGCTGAAGGGCCTGGAGACGCTGCCGCTGCGCGTGCGCCAGCAGACGGAGAGCGCCGGCAAGATGGCCGATTTCCTCGCCGAGCAGCCGCAGATCGCCCGCGTCATCTATCCCGGCCGAGCCGACCATCCGCAGGCCGATATCGTCAAGAAGCAGATGTCGGGCGGCTCGACGCTGATCTGCCTCGACGTCAAGGGCGGCAAGCAGGCGGCCTTCGCGCTGCAGAACGCGCTCGACATCGTGCTGATCTCCAACAACCTTGGCGACGCCAAGAGCCTGATCACCCATCCGGCGACGACGACGCACAAGAATTTGAGCGACGAGGCACGCGCCGAACTCGGCATCGGACCAGGCACGCTCAGGCTGTCGGTCGGTCTGGAGGATACCGACGATCTGCTGGAGGATATCGCGCAGGCGCTGAAGGCCGCCAAGTAA
- a CDS encoding phosphate regulon, two-component sensor histidine kinase, phoR — protein MAEQSAEQASVAQAMAIRLWHSRRLLAAGVVAVLTAFAFANISAYVLVPALLLLLVAAMLPAAGLRQYGENTAAIEAIGLQRLSGEYLAAAVADPLVIIDRSATMVHANAAAFAAFGGIAPGLSLPLKFRAPEMQTLLDSVLSGTIASDVVDYTEKLPVERAYRVSASSVGHGTDLYVLVFKDQSEARRIDRMRADFIANASHELRTPLASIAGFIETLRGPARNDPAAREQFLQIMQNQTGRMARLIDDLLSLSRLEMKPYLKPGTEVDLRQTVDSVIDSLAPLARENNVAIERDFASGPLNVPGDRDELFQVFENLLENACKYGQSGGRVLVSIARADDGSEPGIDVTIRDFGPGIPEEHIPRITERFYRIDVETSRTQKGTGLGLSIVKHILTRHNARLTIWSEVGEGAAFSVHLPTH, from the coding sequence ATGGCTGAGCAAAGCGCAGAGCAGGCAAGTGTGGCGCAAGCCATGGCCATCCGGCTATGGCACAGCCGCCGGCTGCTCGCGGCCGGTGTCGTCGCAGTTCTGACAGCTTTTGCCTTCGCCAATATTTCCGCCTACGTGCTGGTGCCGGCGCTGCTCCTGTTGCTCGTCGCCGCGATGCTGCCAGCCGCGGGCCTGCGCCAGTACGGCGAGAATACCGCCGCGATCGAGGCGATCGGCCTGCAGCGCCTGTCGGGCGAATATCTGGCAGCGGCCGTCGCCGACCCGCTCGTCATTATCGACCGCTCCGCCACCATGGTCCATGCCAATGCCGCCGCCTTTGCCGCTTTCGGCGGGATCGCACCAGGTCTGTCGCTGCCGCTGAAGTTCCGGGCGCCGGAGATGCAGACCCTGCTTGACAGCGTGCTGTCGGGCACGATCGCCTCGGATGTCGTCGACTATACCGAGAAGCTGCCGGTCGAGCGGGCCTACCGGGTCAGTGCGTCCTCGGTCGGGCATGGTACCGACCTCTATGTGCTGGTGTTCAAGGACCAGAGCGAGGCGCGCCGCATCGACCGCATGCGCGCCGACTTCATCGCCAATGCCAGCCACGAATTGCGTACCCCGCTCGCTTCGATCGCCGGTTTCATCGAAACACTGCGCGGACCGGCCCGCAACGATCCGGCGGCGCGTGAGCAATTCCTGCAGATTATGCAGAACCAGACCGGCCGCATGGCGCGTCTGATCGATGATCTGCTGTCGCTGTCTCGGCTGGAGATGAAGCCCTATCTGAAGCCCGGAACCGAGGTCGATCTACGCCAGACCGTCGACAGCGTCATCGACTCGCTGGCTCCGCTTGCCCGCGAAAACAACGTTGCCATCGAGCGCGATTTCGCCTCGGGGCCTCTCAATGTGCCGGGCGATCGCGACGAGCTGTTCCAGGTTTTCGAGAACTTGCTGGAAAACGCCTGCAAATACGGCCAGTCTGGGGGCCGTGTTCTGGTGTCGATCGCGCGCGCCGACGACGGTTCCGAACCCGGCATCGACGTGACGATCAGGGATTTCGGCCCCGGCATTCCTGAGGAGCACATTCCGCGCATCACCGAGCGCTTCTATCGCATCGATGTCGAGACCAGCCGGACCCAGAAAGGTACAGGCCTTGGACTGTCGATCGTCAAGCACATCCTGACGCGCCACAATGCCAGGCTGACGATCTGGTCCGAGGTCGGCGAGGGCGCTGCCTTCTCGGTTCATTTGCCGACGCACTGA
- a CDS encoding ornithine carbamoyltransferase gives MSVRHFTDLSTVSEGDLRFMLDDAVVRKARLKAGERTKPLEGKVLAMIFDKPSTRTRVSFDVGMRQLGGETIMLTGTEMQLGRSETIADTAKVLSRYVDAIMIRTTSHDRLLELTENATVPVINGLTDDTHPCQLMADIMTFEEHRGPVAGKTIAWTGDGNNVLHSLLEASARFRFNLNVAVPEGSEPAQKHIDWSKAHGGKLHFTRSPEEAVDQADCIVTDCWVSMGQEHRARGHNVFSPYQVNAKLMAHAKPDALFMHCLPAHRGEEVTDEVIDGPHSVVFDEAENRLHAQKAVLAWCLGA, from the coding sequence ATGTCAGTTCGCCATTTCACCGATCTGTCCACTGTTTCCGAGGGCGACCTGCGCTTCATGCTGGACGACGCGGTGGTGCGAAAGGCGCGCCTCAAGGCCGGCGAGCGCACCAAGCCGCTCGAAGGCAAGGTGCTGGCGATGATCTTCGATAAACCGTCGACGCGCACGCGCGTCTCCTTCGACGTCGGCATGCGCCAGCTTGGCGGCGAGACCATCATGCTGACCGGCACCGAAATGCAGCTCGGCCGCTCCGAAACCATCGCCGACACCGCCAAGGTGCTGTCACGCTATGTTGACGCGATCATGATCCGCACCACCTCGCATGACCGGCTGCTGGAGCTGACCGAGAATGCCACGGTTCCGGTGATCAACGGACTGACCGACGACACCCATCCGTGCCAGTTGATGGCCGACATCATGACCTTCGAGGAGCATCGCGGTCCGGTGGCCGGCAAGACCATTGCCTGGACCGGCGACGGCAACAATGTGCTGCACTCGCTGCTCGAGGCCTCGGCGCGGTTCCGCTTCAACCTCAACGTGGCCGTGCCCGAAGGCAGCGAGCCGGCGCAGAAGCACATCGACTGGTCCAAGGCGCATGGCGGCAAACTCCACTTCACCCGCTCACCCGAGGAAGCCGTCGATCAGGCCGACTGCATCGTCACCGACTGCTGGGTGTCGATGGGTCAGGAGCACCGCGCCCGCGGCCACAACGTGTTCTCGCCCTACCAGGTCAATGCAAAGCTGATGGCGCACGCCAAGCCGGACGCGCTGTTCATGCATTGCCTGCCGGCGCATCGCGGCGAAGAAGTGACCGACGAGGTCATCGACGGGCCGCATTCGGTGGTCTTCGACGAGGCCGAGAACCGGCTCCACGCCCAGAAGGCGGTGCTTGCCTGGTGTCTAGGCGCTTGA
- a CDS encoding magnesium/cobalt transporter protein, whose amino-acid sequence MEYVREFKPAAPTSGIIASSVYTAGRRIADIPIEEAGEWAKKSGHVVWIGLLEPDRELLLRVQAQFHLHELAIEDAEHPHQRPKIEQYGDALFIVARTAQLIEGRVTFGETHLFVGSGYIVSVRHGPSTSYAAVRQHWESCPHSLAKGEDFVLYAILDFIVDNYMPVLEQIEDEVEAIEDRVLLKPMTGPDIERLYMLRRDLLRLRNAALPLVEVCRRLTSAELPQIHSAMHPLFRDVTDHIRTVQEKIDSLREVLAFAFEASLLVGQSQETAISKKLASWAAILAVPTAFAGIYGMNFTDMPELKMEYGYPIVLTTIALICSFLYWRFRKNGWL is encoded by the coding sequence ATGGAATATGTTCGAGAGTTCAAGCCCGCGGCGCCGACATCGGGCATCATCGCCTCCAGTGTCTACACGGCCGGGCGGCGCATTGCCGACATTCCCATCGAGGAAGCCGGCGAATGGGCCAAGAAATCAGGACACGTTGTCTGGATCGGACTGCTCGAACCTGACCGCGAACTCCTGCTGCGCGTCCAGGCGCAATTCCATCTGCATGAGCTGGCGATCGAGGATGCCGAGCATCCGCACCAACGGCCGAAGATCGAGCAGTATGGCGACGCGTTGTTCATCGTCGCCCGCACCGCGCAGCTGATCGAGGGCCGCGTCACCTTCGGCGAGACGCATCTGTTCGTCGGCTCGGGCTACATCGTTAGCGTCAGGCATGGCCCTTCGACGTCCTACGCCGCCGTGCGTCAGCACTGGGAAAGCTGCCCGCATTCGCTGGCCAAGGGCGAGGATTTCGTCCTCTATGCCATTCTCGATTTCATCGTCGACAATTACATGCCCGTGCTCGAGCAGATCGAGGACGAGGTCGAGGCGATCGAGGACAGGGTCCTTTTGAAGCCGATGACCGGTCCCGACATCGAGCGGCTCTACATGCTGCGCCGCGATCTCCTGCGACTGCGAAATGCGGCACTTCCGCTGGTGGAAGTCTGCCGCCGGCTGACCAGCGCCGAGCTGCCGCAGATCCATTCAGCCATGCATCCGCTGTTTCGCGATGTGACCGACCACATCCGCACCGTCCAGGAAAAGATCGACAGTCTGCGCGAGGTGCTGGCGTTTGCCTTCGAGGCGAGCCTTCTGGTCGGTCAGAGCCAGGAGACGGCGATCTCGAAGAAGCTGGCCTCCTGGGCCGCCATCCTGGCCGTACCGACGGCATTCGCCGGCATCTACGGCATGAACTTCACCGACATGCCGGAACTGAAGATGGAATACGGCTACCCGATCGTGCTGACCACCATCGCGCTGATCTGCTCGTTTCTCTACTGGCGGTTCCGCAAGAATGGGTGGCTGTGA
- a CDS encoding disulfide bond chaperone produces the protein MAAPWSFVMLETHQVTEHHPKLGEFGYAGDDHVVPFEVGPLDVRGRTVQLGPMLDAILGRHDYPEPVARLLAEACVLTVLLGTSLKFEGKFILQTRTDGPVDMLVADFSTPSALRAYARFDADRLEALVAAGETSQQTLLGSGVLALTIDQGAHTQRYQGIVQLDGETLEDAARTYFRQSEQIPTDVRLSVAKLLTPGVGGAREQWRAGGILAQFLPQSPERMRVPDISGGDGDPRDVTYEPSDNSWQELVALLGTIEPTELIDPTIGAERLLYRLFHEHGVRVFGGAPVADQCSCSRDKIRGILEGFSAQEIKDSTEDGGIHVACEFCSKQYDFDPAEFAAQ, from the coding sequence ATGGCCGCGCCCTGGAGCTTTGTCATGTTGGAAACGCATCAAGTGACTGAACATCACCCCAAACTCGGCGAGTTCGGCTATGCCGGCGACGACCATGTCGTGCCGTTCGAGGTCGGCCCGCTCGACGTGCGCGGCCGCACCGTGCAACTCGGACCGATGCTCGACGCCATCCTTGGCCGCCACGACTACCCCGAGCCGGTCGCCCGCCTGCTGGCGGAAGCCTGCGTGCTGACGGTGCTGCTCGGCACCTCGCTCAAATTCGAGGGCAAGTTCATCCTGCAGACCCGCACCGACGGGCCGGTCGACATGCTGGTGGCGGATTTTTCGACGCCGTCGGCGCTGCGTGCCTATGCGCGCTTCGATGCGGATCGGCTCGAGGCGCTCGTCGCGGCAGGCGAAACATCCCAGCAGACGCTGCTTGGCAGCGGCGTGCTGGCGCTGACCATCGACCAAGGCGCCCACACCCAGCGCTATCAGGGCATCGTTCAGCTTGACGGCGAAACGCTGGAGGACGCTGCGCGCACTTATTTCCGCCAGTCGGAGCAGATCCCGACGGATGTCAGGCTCTCGGTGGCCAAGCTTTTGACGCCCGGCGTCGGCGGCGCGCGTGAGCAGTGGCGCGCGGGCGGCATTTTGGCGCAGTTCCTGCCGCAGTCACCCGAGCGCATGCGCGTGCCCGACATTTCGGGCGGCGACGGCGATCCGCGCGACGTGACGTATGAACCGTCAGACAATTCCTGGCAGGAACTGGTGGCGCTGCTCGGCACCATCGAGCCGACCGAACTGATCGATCCGACGATCGGTGCCGAACGGCTGCTCTATCGCCTGTTCCACGAGCATGGCGTGCGCGTCTTTGGCGGCGCCCCGGTCGCCGATCAGTGCTCATGCTCCAGGGACAAGATTCGCGGCATCCTCGAGGGTTTTTCCGCGCAGGAGATCAAGGACTCGACCGAGGATGGCGGCATCCACGTCGCCTGCGAATTCTGCTCGAAACAGTACGACTTCGACCCGGCGGAATTCGCGGCGCAGTAA
- a CDS encoding phosphate transport system regulatory protein PhoU, with the protein MQSVHIMSAFDEELKYLSKRIAAMGGHAERMVEQAVAALVNADPGLAEKVIRDDAVLDEGQREIDDKAIIIIAKRQPMATDLREIVGAIRISADLERVGDLGKNVAKRVVAVIDGRQPTSLFRGLEALANLALTQLKEVLDVYASRSVDRIGIVRDRDDQIDAMYTSLFRELLTYMMEDPRNITPCTHLLFCAKNIERIGDHATNIAETIYYIVTGDQMPAERPKGDKTDKISVSATLSAK; encoded by the coding sequence ATGCAGTCCGTGCACATCATGAGCGCCTTTGACGAGGAGCTGAAGTATCTGTCGAAGCGCATCGCAGCGATGGGCGGCCATGCCGAGCGTATGGTCGAGCAGGCGGTCGCCGCTCTCGTCAATGCCGATCCGGGACTGGCAGAGAAGGTCATCCGCGACGACGCGGTGCTCGACGAAGGGCAGCGCGAGATCGACGACAAGGCGATCATCATTATCGCCAAGCGCCAGCCGATGGCGACGGACCTGCGCGAGATCGTCGGCGCTATCCGCATTTCCGCCGACCTCGAACGGGTCGGCGACCTCGGCAAGAACGTTGCCAAGCGCGTGGTCGCCGTCATCGACGGCCGTCAGCCGACCAGCCTGTTTCGTGGCCTGGAGGCCCTGGCCAATCTGGCGCTCACCCAGCTCAAGGAAGTGCTCGACGTCTATGCATCGCGCTCGGTCGACAGGATCGGCATCGTGCGCGACCGCGACGATCAGATCGATGCCATGTACACCTCGCTGTTTCGCGAATTGCTGACTTACATGATGGAAGATCCGCGCAACATCACGCCCTGCACGCATCTTCTGTTCTGCGCCAAGAACATCGAGCGCATCGGCGATCATGCCACCAACATCGCCGAGACCATCTATTACATTGTCACCGGCGACCAGATGCCGGCCGAGCGGCCGAAAGGCGACAAGACGGACAAGATCAGCGTGTCGGCGACGCTCTCGGCGAAATGA
- a CDS encoding ceramide glucosyltransferase, whose amino-acid sequence MELTLIAASLSTALILSNAASILLAASQLKQRTTIARPAGKSPPVSIVIPSRGVEPFTHETLERAFSLDWPRYELIFCVAHADDPVVSLIRQAIARFPKVPARLLIGDDRVSANPKLNNCVKGWEAARHNWVVLADSNVLMPRDYIQHLMAAWRTDTGLVCSTPIGSRPDGFWAEVECAFLNTLQARWQYAGEALGLGFAQGKSMLWNKPMLDANGGIGALAAEIAEDAAATKLVNSLGLRVNLVAAPFEQPLGRRRLGEIWSRQARWARLRRVTFPLFFAPEILTGAVVPLALALVAAAGAGLSLPPTAIGVLAAFYLPECALAWSKGWHLSPRSVAAIVARDLILPAMWARGWLGGAVDWRGNAMTIGTKAAELEETPSRA is encoded by the coding sequence ATGGAACTCACTCTTATAGCCGCCTCGCTTTCGACTGCTCTTATCCTTTCAAACGCCGCCAGTATCCTGCTCGCCGCTTCACAACTGAAACAGCGCACTACCATCGCACGGCCAGCCGGCAAATCGCCGCCGGTGTCGATTGTCATCCCGTCGCGCGGCGTCGAACCGTTCACGCATGAGACACTGGAGCGCGCCTTCTCGCTCGACTGGCCGCGCTACGAGCTGATCTTCTGCGTCGCCCATGCCGACGATCCGGTGGTCAGTCTGATCAGACAAGCCATCGCCCGCTTCCCAAAGGTGCCGGCCCGGCTGTTGATCGGTGACGACCGCGTCAGCGCCAATCCCAAGCTCAACAATTGCGTCAAGGGCTGGGAAGCCGCGCGGCACAACTGGGTCGTCCTGGCCGACTCCAACGTGCTGATGCCGAGAGACTACATCCAGCATCTGATGGCGGCGTGGCGGACGGATACCGGCCTTGTCTGCTCGACGCCGATTGGCTCACGGCCGGACGGCTTCTGGGCCGAGGTCGAATGCGCCTTCCTCAACACGCTGCAGGCGCGCTGGCAGTATGCCGGCGAGGCGCTCGGCCTTGGCTTTGCCCAGGGTAAGAGCATGCTGTGGAACAAGCCGATGCTGGATGCCAATGGCGGCATTGGAGCGCTGGCCGCCGAAATCGCCGAGGACGCCGCCGCGACCAAGCTGGTGAACAGCCTTGGCCTGCGCGTCAATCTCGTCGCCGCACCCTTCGAGCAGCCGCTCGGCCGGCGCAGGCTTGGCGAGATCTGGTCGCGCCAGGCCCGCTGGGCGAGGTTGCGCCGCGTCACCTTCCCGCTGTTCTTCGCTCCCGAGATCCTGACCGGCGCGGTGGTGCCGCTGGCGCTTGCGCTGGTTGCGGCTGCCGGCGCCGGCTTGAGCCTGCCGCCAACGGCCATTGGCGTGCTGGCGGCCTTCTACCTTCCGGAATGTGCCCTGGCCTGGTCCAAGGGCTGGCACCTGTCGCCGCGCTCGGTCGCGGCAATCGTGGCGCGCGACCTGATCCTGCCGGCGATGTGGGCACGCGGCTGGCTGGGCGGGGCCGTCGACTGGCGCGGCAATGCGATGACCATCGGAACCAAGGCGGCCGAACTGGAAGAGACGCCGTCGCGCGCCTGA